In a single window of the Methylorubrum extorquens genome:
- a CDS encoding methyl-accepting chemotaxis protein yields the protein MNLNIELCNMHDKSISVRTCLFAVVGLLSIVLIGSVGNHLLEALAVVRTSEASRHSAVADKAILQTMQALRLERGIGAQALQVGPDQAGALRERIGKARSDIEKHLKSIAAQARYLDDGAFDALLIEARAEYHRLTLLRSPVDEALTKEVGARDALLAGTLTAQADKTLGSFGQLSGHVGENIKRMTPAAAYLVNIKAAAWHTRSAVGGVYATIIRVIAGGKPLAPAEAAFVATELGRTEAHWGYVRALMSRPGVPDELRQVYTTAQTSMFSPESAALRQAMGDGLVTGTFPMPLKDFQRDTDARHLTVLAVATTAMDAVIAVTEGAAASAERAVLFAVASIVAVLIVALGGLAITQFRVVKPLLAMQDTMERLSHNQLDVSVPFLQRRDEIGAMAEAVAVFKKNLVQNRSLEEEAALARAGAEAQRKHAMRQMADSFEQDVSGIIGMVAAAAAQLQETAQTMAGTATQTASRSIDVATAAEQASMNVNTVAAAAEELGSSVLEIGRQADGSMQLAQTAVGEAAQTGALVQDLSTTAARIGDVIATISAIAAQTNLLALNATIEAARAGEVGRGFAVVAAEVKELANQTARATDEISAQITQIRGSTDGAVGAISGIAMRIREISGVATSISAAVEEQGAATQEIVRNVAQAAVGTQEVTGHITGVAQAAEATGTAADQVLGAASDLTRQSKQLSDQVTRFLESLRAA from the coding sequence ATGAATCTCAACATCGAGTTATGCAATATGCACGATAAATCTATTTCCGTTCGAACGTGCCTGTTCGCCGTTGTCGGCTTGCTCAGTATTGTTCTAATCGGCAGCGTCGGCAATCACCTTCTTGAAGCCTTGGCTGTCGTCAGGACATCGGAGGCGTCCAGGCATAGCGCGGTGGCAGACAAGGCCATCCTCCAGACGATGCAGGCGCTGAGATTGGAGCGGGGGATCGGTGCTCAAGCGCTTCAGGTCGGGCCGGATCAAGCGGGAGCGCTTCGCGAGAGAATCGGCAAGGCGCGGTCCGATATCGAGAAGCATCTAAAATCGATCGCGGCGCAGGCGCGCTACCTGGACGATGGCGCCTTCGATGCGCTCCTGATCGAAGCGCGCGCCGAGTATCATCGGCTGACCCTGCTTAGGTCGCCGGTCGATGAAGCGCTAACAAAGGAGGTTGGCGCGCGGGATGCCCTCCTCGCCGGAACCCTGACGGCGCAGGCGGACAAGACCCTCGGGAGCTTCGGGCAGCTCTCCGGGCACGTGGGCGAGAACATCAAGCGGATGACGCCAGCCGCCGCCTACCTTGTGAACATCAAGGCGGCGGCTTGGCACACCCGTTCCGCCGTCGGAGGCGTCTACGCGACCATCATCCGGGTCATCGCAGGGGGCAAGCCGCTGGCACCGGCCGAAGCGGCGTTCGTCGCCACCGAACTCGGCAGGACCGAGGCGCATTGGGGATATGTCAGGGCTCTGATGAGCCGTCCGGGCGTTCCGGACGAACTCCGGCAAGTCTACACAACGGCGCAGACGAGCATGTTCTCGCCGGAGAGCGCCGCGTTGCGCCAAGCCATGGGCGACGGCCTCGTTACCGGCACGTTCCCAATGCCGCTTAAAGACTTCCAGCGCGACACCGATGCGCGTCATCTCACCGTGCTCGCGGTCGCAACGACTGCCATGGACGCGGTGATCGCCGTGACCGAGGGGGCGGCGGCGAGTGCCGAGCGCGCGGTGCTGTTCGCCGTCGCCAGCATCGTGGCGGTGCTGATCGTCGCGCTCGGCGGCCTGGCCATCACGCAGTTCCGCGTGGTCAAGCCCCTGCTGGCGATGCAGGATACGATGGAAAGGCTCAGCCACAATCAGCTCGACGTGAGCGTTCCGTTCCTGCAGCGACGCGACGAGATCGGCGCGATGGCCGAGGCCGTGGCGGTCTTTAAAAAGAACCTAGTCCAGAACCGCAGCCTTGAGGAAGAGGCAGCCCTGGCCAGGGCCGGTGCCGAGGCGCAGCGCAAGCACGCCATGCGGCAGATGGCCGATTCCTTCGAGCAGGATGTGAGCGGGATCATCGGCATGGTCGCGGCCGCTGCGGCGCAGCTCCAGGAGACGGCGCAGACTATGGCCGGAACCGCGACGCAGACGGCCAGCCGGTCCATCGACGTCGCCACGGCCGCCGAGCAGGCCTCGATGAACGTTAACACCGTCGCGGCGGCGGCCGAGGAACTCGGATCGTCGGTACTGGAGATCGGGCGGCAGGCCGACGGATCGATGCAACTGGCGCAGACGGCGGTCGGCGAAGCCGCGCAGACCGGCGCGCTGGTGCAGGATCTGAGCACGACGGCGGCGCGGATCGGAGACGTAATCGCCACGATCTCCGCCATCGCAGCGCAGACCAATCTGCTCGCGCTCAACGCCACGATCGAAGCCGCGCGGGCCGGCGAGGTGGGAAGGGGCTTCGCCGTGGTGGCCGCCGAGGTGAAGGAACTGGCGAACCAGACCGCACGGGCGACTGATGAGATCTCGGCTCAGATAACGCAGATCCGGGGCTCGACGGATGGGGCCGTGGGCGCGATCAGCGGGATCGCGATGCGCATCCGGGAGATCAGCGGCGTTGCGACATCGATCTCCGCCGCGGTGGAGGAGCAGGGCGCAGCCACGCAGGAGATCGTGCGCAACGTCGCCCAGGCGGCCGTCGGCACGCAGGAGGTGACGGGCCACATCACCGGCGTGGCCCAGGCTGCCGAGGCGACCGGTACGGCAGCCGACCAAGTGCTCGGTGCGGCCTCTGACCTCACGCGCCAGTCAAAGCAGCTCTCCGATCAGGTTACGAGGTTCTTGGAGAGCCTGCGCGCCGCATAG
- a CDS encoding phenolic acid decarboxylase has product MSNDLGLDLSSDLSDFVGTHFIYTYANGWKYEWYARNEKTCDYRIHQGLVGGRWVTNQAIDLVQLAPDMYKIDWHEPTGTCVSLYFDTKRRLVHGTIFFPQWIAGEGAHPEKTICYQNDFMEDMHRFRDEGPAYPYVVIGEFAKITFMERRGRDNDEVINAAPGQLPAGYLERTN; this is encoded by the coding sequence ATGTCAAACGATCTTGGCCTTGACTTATCAAGCGACTTGTCTGATTTCGTTGGAACTCATTTTATCTATACATATGCCAATGGCTGGAAATATGAATGGTATGCTCGCAACGAGAAGACCTGCGATTACCGAATACACCAAGGCTTGGTCGGTGGCCGCTGGGTGACCAACCAAGCGATCGATCTCGTCCAACTCGCGCCGGACATGTATAAAATCGATTGGCACGAGCCCACCGGCACCTGCGTCAGCCTGTATTTTGATACGAAGCGCCGGCTGGTGCACGGCACCATCTTCTTCCCGCAGTGGATCGCGGGTGAAGGAGCACATCCCGAGAAGACGATCTGCTACCAGAATGACTTTATGGAAGATATGCACCGCTTCCGAGACGAAGGCCCGGCATACCCATACGTGGTCATCGGCGAGTTCGCCAAGATCACATTTATGGAGCGGCGTGGCCGCGACAACGACGAGGTCATCAACGCGGCCCCCGGCCAACTTCCTGCGGGCTATCTCGAACGCACGAACTGA
- a CDS encoding amidohydrolase family protein, giving the protein MDISRRDLGKALGGVVLVGAASDARAADGLPGGVTLIRGGYVMTMDAGLGDLPGADILVRDGRIAGIGRGLAVPEGAVVVEAGGMVVLPGFVDAHTHGAISQMRGLYGNTRETAFFTVTNRLLAHYTPEDTYIGMLLSAVESAASGITTTADFFDNVRDRAHAEAGLRALQDAPVRARLLYGMKSKTDADPIDLAHVAEWQQGWAERSVGGRLSLGLAWRLPQDLDDAAAWAIKAREWETARRLDLPMQVHVSGTVPGRATAMFDALIARRMLHAGLQVVHGTDARDDQLAALEEAGAGLVVTPLTEHRVGYGPTRIDRFDGIRRRGFGIDGSALAGATDMFALMRLAALTQAGAARDETAVRPRHLLEWATAGGARALGLDAQTGSLVPGRAADLQLVRLDSLNLAGFDGGDPSALLVYSARPEDVAAVMVEGRFVKRDGRLAGFDAATLLDRARQSLRGVRARAG; this is encoded by the coding sequence ATGGACATCAGTCGGCGCGACCTGGGGAAAGCTCTCGGCGGCGTCGTGCTCGTGGGCGCGGCGAGCGATGCGCGGGCGGCCGACGGTCTGCCGGGCGGCGTCACACTGATCCGGGGCGGCTACGTCATGACCATGGATGCCGGGCTGGGCGATCTGCCCGGCGCCGACATCCTGGTGCGCGACGGACGGATCGCCGGGATCGGGCGGGGCTTGGCGGTGCCGGAAGGCGCCGTGGTGGTCGAGGCCGGCGGCATGGTCGTGCTTCCGGGCTTCGTTGATGCCCATACCCACGGCGCGATCAGCCAGATGCGGGGCCTGTACGGCAACACGCGCGAGACCGCCTTCTTCACCGTCACCAACCGCCTCCTGGCTCACTATACGCCGGAGGACACCTATATCGGCATGCTGCTGAGCGCGGTGGAGAGCGCCGCCTCCGGCATCACCACCACGGCGGACTTCTTCGACAACGTGCGCGACCGCGCCCATGCCGAGGCCGGCCTTCGGGCGCTGCAGGATGCGCCCGTCCGGGCCAGGCTGCTCTACGGCATGAAGAGCAAGACCGACGCGGACCCCATCGATCTCGCCCATGTCGCGGAGTGGCAGCAGGGATGGGCCGAGCGCTCCGTCGGCGGCCGCCTGTCGCTGGGCCTGGCGTGGCGCCTGCCGCAGGACCTCGACGATGCGGCGGCCTGGGCGATCAAGGCCAGGGAATGGGAGACGGCCCGCCGCCTCGACCTGCCGATGCAGGTCCATGTCAGCGGCACCGTCCCGGGCCGGGCGACGGCGATGTTCGATGCCCTGATCGCCCGACGGATGCTGCATGCCGGGCTGCAGGTCGTCCACGGAACCGATGCGCGCGACGACCAGCTCGCCGCGTTGGAGGAGGCCGGCGCCGGCCTGGTGGTGACGCCGCTGACCGAGCACCGGGTCGGTTACGGCCCGACCCGGATCGACCGCTTCGATGGCATCCGGCGTCGCGGCTTCGGCATCGACGGCAGCGCCCTCGCCGGCGCCACGGACATGTTCGCCCTCATGCGCCTCGCAGCGCTCACGCAGGCCGGCGCGGCGCGCGACGAGACCGCCGTCCGGCCCCGCCACCTCCTCGAATGGGCGACGGCCGGCGGTGCTCGGGCCCTCGGGCTCGACGCACAGACCGGTTCGCTCGTGCCGGGCCGCGCCGCCGACCTGCAACTCGTCCGGCTCGACTCCCTGAACCTCGCGGGCTTCGACGGGGGCGACCCGTCGGCCCTGCTGGTCTATTCGGCCCGCCCCGAGGACGTCGCCGCCGTCATGGTCGAGGGCCGCTTCGTGAAGCGCGACGGCCGGCTCGCCGGCTTCGATGCCGCGACGCTCCTCGACCGGGCGCGCCAGTCCCTTCGAGGCGTCCGCGCACGGGCAGGCTGA
- a CDS encoding SemiSWEET family transporter, with translation MTLAHTQPTCQAPAAGTPDRRDGGTERFVRWLGWIATVTGVLMFVSYLDQIQLNLAGQKGSVLQPLATVVNCGLWTTYGALRRDWPVSFANAPGVVLGAVALITAL, from the coding sequence ATGACCCTCGCCCATACCCAGCCGACCTGTCAGGCCCCCGCTGCCGGCACGCCGGACCGCCGCGACGGCGGCACCGAGCGCTTCGTGCGCTGGCTCGGCTGGATCGCGACCGTCACCGGCGTGCTGATGTTCGTTTCCTATCTCGACCAGATCCAGCTCAACCTCGCCGGTCAGAAGGGCTCGGTGCTCCAGCCGCTCGCCACGGTGGTGAATTGCGGGCTGTGGACGACCTATGGCGCGCTGCGTCGGGACTGGCCGGTCTCCTTCGCCAATGCTCCGGGCGTCGTGCTCGGCGCGGTCGCCCTGATCACCGCGCTCTGA
- a CDS encoding LysR family transcriptional regulator: MGRLDSIDDLRVFDAIVRAGSLSGAALDLDVSLTLVSKRLKRLEGRFGVRLLQRTTRQLGLTEEGGEFLVRCRTALEAIRAAEDVAGDGASGVVRVTATAAFAQRQIAPRLPRFLARHPGISVQVLTSDDVLDLVERRIDVAMRQAPLVDSRLIARPLVPDARILCASPAYLARVGTPRDPLDLADHACLTVGDPRPTHWRLCRGGESVDVSIRSAVGGIDGEICHAAALADGGIAMKAAWDVVEDVRAGRLVRILPDWWGGRDRWVRLVYPARLHQARRVRAFIAFMEAEMTQALAACATLDLFEAPEPAKPSGRPRTARNRAEPTPAESGPG, encoded by the coding sequence ATGGGCCGGCTGGACAGCATCGACGACCTCCGCGTGTTCGACGCCATCGTGCGGGCGGGCAGCCTGTCCGGGGCCGCGCTTGACCTCGACGTCTCCCTCACCCTCGTCTCCAAGCGCCTCAAGCGCCTCGAGGGGCGGTTCGGTGTCCGTCTGCTCCAGCGGACTACGCGCCAGCTCGGCCTGACCGAGGAGGGCGGAGAATTCCTCGTGCGGTGCCGGACCGCCCTGGAGGCCATTCGGGCGGCGGAGGACGTCGCCGGCGACGGGGCCAGCGGCGTCGTGCGCGTGACCGCGACCGCGGCCTTCGCGCAGCGCCAGATCGCGCCGCGCCTGCCGCGCTTCCTCGCCCGCCATCCCGGCATCTCGGTCCAGGTCCTGACCAGCGACGACGTCCTCGACCTGGTCGAGCGCCGCATCGACGTGGCGATGCGGCAGGCCCCCCTCGTCGACAGCCGCCTGATCGCCCGGCCCCTGGTGCCGGACGCGCGCATCCTTTGCGCCTCCCCGGCCTATCTGGCCCGCGTCGGAACGCCCCGCGACCCACTCGACCTCGCCGACCATGCCTGCCTGACGGTGGGCGATCCCCGGCCGACGCACTGGCGCCTGTGCCGCGGCGGGGAGTCGGTGGACGTGTCGATCCGCTCGGCGGTCGGCGGCATCGACGGCGAGATCTGCCACGCCGCCGCGCTGGCGGACGGCGGCATCGCCATGAAGGCCGCCTGGGACGTGGTCGAGGACGTGCGCGCCGGGCGCCTCGTCCGCATCCTGCCGGATTGGTGGGGCGGGCGCGACCGGTGGGTCCGCCTCGTCTATCCGGCCCGCCTGCATCAGGCCCGGCGGGTGCGCGCGTTCATCGCCTTCATGGAGGCCGAGATGACGCAGGCGCTGGCCGCATGCGCCACGCTGGACCTGTTCGAGGCACCGGAGCCGGCCAAGCCGAGCGGCCGGCCCCGGACCGCCCGCAATCGGGCCGAGCCGACCCCCGCCGAGTCCGGACCCGGCTGA
- a CDS encoding Lrp/AsnC family transcriptional regulator has product MDDIDRRIIRMLRANGRISNADLADAVGLSASACHRRMGLLESSGVIRGYTALIEAPSEEGGLVVLTQFTLDRQTEEFLNQFEAAVRRCPEVQDCYLMTGIADYLVKLKVKDAADYERLHKEVLSRLPGVSRLQSSFAIRTVVSPASSI; this is encoded by the coding sequence ATGGACGACATCGATCGGCGGATCATCCGCATGCTCAGGGCGAACGGCCGCATCAGCAACGCGGACCTCGCAGATGCCGTGGGTCTATCGGCATCCGCTTGCCATCGACGGATGGGCTTGCTGGAAAGTTCGGGGGTCATCCGCGGATACACGGCGCTGATCGAGGCTCCGTCCGAGGAGGGCGGACTGGTCGTGCTCACGCAGTTCACCCTCGACCGGCAGACCGAGGAGTTTCTCAACCAATTTGAGGCCGCGGTGCGCCGCTGCCCGGAGGTTCAGGATTGTTATCTGATGACCGGAATCGCCGATTATCTGGTCAAGCTTAAAGTGAAAGATGCGGCCGATTACGAGCGCTTGCACAAGGAGGTGCTCTCTCGGCTTCCCGGTGTCTCACGGCTGCAATCCAGCTTCGCGATCCGGACGGTTGTGTCGCCAGCGAGTAGCATTTGA
- the alr gene encoding alanine racemase, whose amino-acid sequence MPALARTAPIASAGPPVPATTSAVLTVDLAALAANYRALQAMAARAACAAVVKADAYGLGIERVAPALARAGCRSFFVAHAEEGLSLRKILGPAAGISVLHGLPSGTEAECHAHDLTPVLNDDGQRAAWCALASRLGRRLPAILQIDSGMARFGFSPDEAAACLDTGGFDGLDLRLVMSHLACADQPDDPANAAQRMVFDAFQARLSGVPASLAASSGTFLSADFHYDLIRPGAALYGIAPQPGRPNPMRPVVGLAARVMQVRQVPAGTAVGYGHTARVARDSRLATVAIGYADGFLRSASGRGEVWQDGHRLPILGRVSMDSIVIDATDAPPGAVAPGSWIEVVGPARSLDAVADAAGTIGYEVLTSLGHRFHRHYLDA is encoded by the coding sequence TTGCCTGCCCTTGCCCGCACCGCTCCCATCGCATCCGCTGGACCTCCCGTACCGGCGACGACCAGCGCCGTCCTGACGGTCGACCTCGCGGCGCTCGCCGCCAACTACCGCGCCCTGCAGGCCATGGCTGCGCGGGCGGCGTGCGCCGCCGTCGTCAAGGCGGATGCCTACGGTCTGGGGATCGAACGCGTCGCCCCCGCCCTGGCGCGGGCGGGCTGCCGCTCCTTCTTCGTGGCCCATGCCGAGGAGGGCCTCTCGTTGCGCAAGATACTCGGACCGGCCGCCGGGATCTCGGTTCTGCACGGCCTTCCGTCCGGCACCGAGGCGGAGTGCCATGCGCACGATCTCACGCCGGTCCTGAACGACGACGGGCAGCGAGCCGCCTGGTGTGCCCTCGCGTCCCGGCTCGGACGACGCCTGCCGGCGATCCTGCAGATCGACAGCGGCATGGCCCGGTTCGGCTTCTCCCCGGACGAGGCCGCCGCCTGCCTCGACACGGGCGGGTTCGACGGCCTCGACCTGCGCCTCGTGATGAGCCATCTCGCCTGCGCCGACCAACCGGACGATCCGGCGAATGCCGCGCAACGGATGGTGTTCGACGCCTTCCAAGCCCGCCTGTCCGGGGTTCCTGCGAGCCTAGCGGCTTCCTCCGGCACATTTCTGAGCGCGGACTTCCATTACGACCTCATCCGGCCGGGAGCCGCACTCTACGGGATCGCCCCCCAGCCCGGACGCCCCAACCCCATGCGGCCCGTTGTCGGTCTCGCGGCTCGCGTGATGCAGGTCCGGCAGGTGCCGGCCGGGACCGCGGTGGGCTACGGCCACACGGCGCGCGTCGCGCGCGACAGCCGCTTGGCTACGGTGGCCATCGGCTATGCGGACGGTTTCCTGCGCAGCGCATCGGGCCGCGGCGAGGTCTGGCAGGACGGCCACCGCCTGCCCATTCTGGGCCGCGTCTCGATGGACAGCATCGTGATCGACGCGACGGATGCCCCCCCCGGCGCCGTCGCCCCGGGAAGCTGGATCGAGGTCGTCGGCCCGGCGCGCAGCCTCGATGCCGTGGCCGACGCCGCTGGTACGATCGGGTACGAGGTTCTCACGAGCCTCGGCCATCGCTTCCACCGTCACTATCTCGACGCCTGA
- a CDS encoding D-amino acid dehydrogenase: protein MHVMILGGGVVGVTSAYYLARAGHQVTVLDRQPGAGLETSFANAGQVSPGYSAPWAAPGIPVKALKWLMMRHRPLVMWPRVEPRLYGWLARMLANCTEEAYARNKGRMVRLAEFSRDALRELRAETGIAYDHREKGTLQIFRTAKQLDQVGNDTAVLDAYGVPYEVLDVAGCIQAEPALARVGATIVGGLRLPADETGDAYLFTTSLAALCEKLGVTFRYGTAIAGLRDADEAVTGIVTATGDVLTADAYVAAMGSYTPILLRPLGIDLPVYPVKGYSLTLPVMDPEGAPVSTVMDETFKVGITRLGDRIRVGGTAELAGFSHTLRGPRRATLERSVRDLFPGGGDPTAGTFWTGLRPMTPDGTPIVGPTRFANLFTNTGHGTLGWTMACGSGRVLADVVSGSAPPIPAADFALARYARGV from the coding sequence ATGCACGTCATGATCCTCGGAGGCGGCGTCGTCGGCGTCACCTCGGCCTATTACCTCGCCCGCGCCGGCCATCAGGTGACGGTTCTGGATCGCCAGCCCGGTGCCGGCCTGGAGACCAGCTTCGCCAATGCGGGCCAAGTCTCCCCGGGCTACTCGGCGCCCTGGGCCGCGCCCGGCATCCCGGTGAAGGCGCTGAAATGGCTGATGATGCGGCATCGCCCCCTGGTGATGTGGCCCCGGGTGGAGCCGCGGCTCTACGGCTGGCTCGCGCGGATGCTGGCGAACTGCACGGAGGAGGCCTACGCCCGCAACAAGGGCCGGATGGTCCGCCTCGCCGAGTTCAGCCGCGATGCCTTGCGCGAACTCAGGGCCGAGACCGGCATCGCCTACGACCACCGCGAGAAGGGCACGCTCCAGATTTTCCGTACGGCCAAGCAGCTCGATCAGGTCGGCAATGACACGGCGGTGCTCGACGCCTACGGGGTCCCCTACGAGGTTCTCGATGTCGCCGGCTGCATCCAGGCCGAACCGGCTCTGGCGAGGGTTGGCGCAACCATCGTCGGAGGCCTGCGGCTGCCCGCCGACGAGACCGGGGACGCCTACCTCTTCACGACCTCCCTCGCCGCACTCTGCGAGAAGCTCGGCGTCACCTTCCGCTACGGCACGGCCATCGCCGGCCTGCGCGACGCCGACGAGGCCGTCACGGGGATCGTCACCGCTACGGGCGACGTGCTCACCGCCGACGCCTACGTCGCCGCCATGGGCAGCTACACGCCGATACTGCTGCGGCCCCTCGGGATCGACCTCCCGGTCTATCCGGTGAAGGGCTACTCCCTGACGCTGCCCGTCATGGACCCCGAGGGGGCTCCCGTCTCGACGGTAATGGATGAGACCTTCAAGGTCGGGATCACGCGCCTAGGCGACCGCATCCGGGTTGGCGGCACAGCCGAACTCGCGGGCTTCAGCCACACCCTGCGGGGACCTCGCCGGGCGACCCTCGAGCGCTCGGTCCGCGATCTGTTCCCGGGGGGTGGCGATCCGACGGCGGGCACGTTCTGGACGGGCCTGCGACCGATGACACCGGACGGCACGCCGATCGTTGGTCCGACACGGTTCGCCAACCTCTTCACCAATACCGGTCACGGTACCTTGGGCTGGACCATGGCCTGCGGCTCCGGCCGCGTGCTCGCCGACGTGGTCTCGGGCAGCGCCCCGCCGATCCCGGCCGCAGATTTCGCCCTGGCCCGCTACGCCAGGGGCGTGTGA
- a CDS encoding CoA-acylating methylmalonate-semialdehyde dehydrogenase, translating into MTTVINHYIGGRTVAGTSGRSAPVFNPATGEETGRVALADTADVNAAVAAAKAAAPGWAKTTPLRRARILNAFLRIAEDRTDELAALITAEHGKVLSDARGEIQRGLEVVEFATSAPQLLKGEVTENVGTRVDSHSLRQPLGVVAGITPFNFPVMVPMWMFPLALACGNCFVLKPSERDPSPALLVAAWLKEAGLPDGVFNVVHGDKAAVDSLLRHPDIAAVSFVGSTPIARYIYATATAQGKRAQCLGGAKNHMIVMPDADLDQAVDALMGAAYGSAGERCMAISVAVPVGEKTADALIERLIPKVRALKVGPGTDPDSEMGPLVTRQHYDKVRGYIDQGVAEGAELLVDGRDLKLQGYDDGFFLGGTLFDRVTPDMTIYREEIFGPVLAVTRAPDYATAARLINEHEFGNGTAIFTRDGDAAREFAHAIEVGMVGINVPIPVPMAFHSFGGWKASLFGDHHMHGPEGVRFYTRLKTITTRWPTGIRAGADFVMPTMS; encoded by the coding sequence ATGACCACTGTGATCAACCACTACATCGGCGGGAGAACCGTCGCCGGCACCAGCGGGCGCAGCGCTCCCGTTTTCAACCCCGCTACGGGCGAGGAGACCGGCCGCGTCGCCCTCGCCGACACGGCGGACGTGAACGCCGCGGTCGCGGCCGCCAAGGCCGCCGCCCCCGGCTGGGCGAAGACCACACCCCTGCGCCGCGCCCGCATCCTCAACGCCTTCCTGCGCATCGCCGAGGACCGCACCGACGAGCTCGCCGCCCTCATCACCGCCGAGCACGGCAAGGTGCTCTCCGACGCGCGCGGCGAGATCCAGCGCGGGCTCGAGGTGGTGGAGTTCGCGACCTCCGCGCCGCAACTCCTCAAGGGCGAGGTGACGGAGAACGTCGGCACCCGCGTCGACAGCCACTCCCTGCGCCAGCCGCTCGGCGTGGTGGCCGGCATCACGCCGTTCAACTTCCCCGTCATGGTGCCGATGTGGATGTTCCCTCTGGCGCTCGCCTGCGGCAACTGCTTCGTCTTGAAGCCCTCCGAGCGCGACCCGTCCCCCGCCCTGCTGGTGGCCGCCTGGCTCAAGGAGGCGGGCCTGCCCGACGGCGTGTTCAACGTGGTCCACGGCGACAAGGCGGCAGTGGACTCCCTCCTCCGCCATCCCGACATCGCCGCCGTCAGCTTCGTCGGCTCGACCCCGATCGCCCGATACATCTACGCCACGGCTACCGCCCAGGGTAAGCGCGCCCAGTGCCTCGGCGGCGCCAAGAACCACATGATCGTGATGCCCGATGCCGACCTCGACCAGGCGGTGGACGCCCTGATGGGCGCGGCCTACGGCTCGGCCGGCGAACGCTGCATGGCGATCTCGGTGGCGGTGCCGGTGGGTGAGAAGACCGCCGACGCACTGATCGAGCGGCTGATCCCGAAGGTGCGTGCGCTGAAGGTCGGCCCCGGCACCGACCCGGACTCCGAGATGGGTCCGCTGGTGACGCGCCAGCACTACGACAAGGTGCGCGGCTACATCGACCAGGGGGTGGCCGAAGGCGCCGAACTCCTCGTCGACGGGCGCGACCTCAAGCTCCAGGGCTATGACGACGGTTTCTTCCTCGGCGGCACGCTGTTCGACCGCGTGACGCCCGACATGACGATCTACAGGGAGGAGATCTTCGGCCCCGTCCTCGCCGTGACCCGGGCGCCCGACTACGCCACCGCCGCGCGCCTCATCAACGAACACGAGTTCGGCAACGGCACGGCAATCTTCACCCGCGACGGCGACGCCGCGCGCGAGTTCGCCCACGCGATCGAGGTCGGAATGGTGGGCATCAACGTGCCGATCCCGGTGCCGATGGCGTTCCACTCCTTCGGCGGCTGGAAGGCCTCGCTGTTCGGCGACCACCACATGCATGGCCCCGAGGGCGTCCGGTTCTACACCCGGCTCAAGACCATCACCACCCGCTGGCCGACCGGCATCCGGGCCGGCGCCGACTTCGTCATGCCGACGATGAGCTGA